One Brevibacterium spongiae DNA segment encodes these proteins:
- a CDS encoding arginine repressor, producing the protein MMTDTNSGSNNAGSNSAPLTKTARQQKIIDLITRQSVRSQIELAEALATQGITVTQATLSRDLAEVGAVKIRSTAGSVYAVPGEGGDRSLQQSTGETLDAKLPRILEELLVSAVSQDNTVVLRTPPGAAQYLASAIDRSSMVGIFGTLAGDDTVLVIADAAVGGAAVAETFLEYAAGGLAEG; encoded by the coding sequence ATGATGACGGACACGAATTCGGGGTCGAACAATGCCGGTTCGAACAGTGCACCGCTGACGAAGACGGCCCGGCAGCAGAAGATCATCGACCTCATCACCCGCCAGTCCGTGCGGTCCCAGATCGAACTCGCCGAGGCGCTCGCCACCCAGGGCATCACCGTCACCCAGGCGACCCTGTCGCGCGACCTCGCCGAGGTGGGGGCCGTGAAGATCCGATCGACCGCGGGATCGGTCTACGCCGTTCCCGGTGAGGGCGGGGACCGGTCCCTGCAGCAGTCGACGGGGGAGACGCTTGATGCGAAGCTGCCGCGGATCCTCGAGGAGCTGCTCGTCTCCGCGGTGTCCCAGGACAACACTGTCGTGCTGCGCACCCCGCCCGGGGCCGCCCAGTATCTGGCCTCGGCGATCGACCGGTCGTCGATGGTCGGGATCTTCGGGACCCTCGCCGGCGACGACACTGTCCTGGTCATCGCCGACGCCGCCGTCGGGGGAGCGGCCGTGGCCGAGACCTTCCTCGAATATGCGGCGGGCGGGCTGGCCGAGGGGTGA
- a CDS encoding YccF domain-containing protein, which yields MRTLLNIIWFIFSGLWLALGYWAAGIIACIFIVTIPWGIASFRIGNYALWPFGREVVETRPAGVATTLGNIIWLIVAGVWLVIGHVVTSIPLFVSIIGIPLGWANLKLIPVSLMPLGKQIVDSDRLMPGYRGA from the coding sequence ATGCGCACCCTGCTCAACATCATCTGGTTCATCTTCAGCGGACTCTGGCTCGCTCTCGGCTATTGGGCAGCCGGCATCATCGCCTGCATCTTCATCGTGACGATCCCCTGGGGAATCGCATCTTTCCGCATCGGCAACTATGCGCTCTGGCCCTTCGGCCGCGAAGTCGTCGAAACCAGGCCGGCAGGAGTGGCGACGACACTGGGCAACATCATCTGGCTCATCGTCGCCGGTGTGTGGCTGGTCATCGGACACGTCGTCACGTCGATTCCGCTGTTCGTCTCGATCATCGGCATCCCGCTCGGCTGGGCGAACCTCAAGCTCATCCCCGTCTCGCTCATGCCGCTGGGCAAGCAGATCGTCGACAGCGACCGGCTGATGCCCGGCTACCGGGGAGCCTGA
- the argJ gene encoding bifunctional glutamate N-acetyltransferase/amino-acid acetyltransferase ArgJ: MSVTAPLGFTAAGLTAGLKPSGTKDLSLVVNTGPTNAVAAVYTSNRCKANPVLWSQKASANGQARAVVLNSGGANCYTGDFGYETTTLTAQTTADLLTDAGTDTQAEDVLVCSTGLIGVGGQDFRDSIVNNLAPLVAAAEDSVEAGQSAAEAIMTTDTVAKTATCTGSTGFTIGGMAKGAGMLAPGLATMLVVITTDAKLEQAVLDDALRASTSQSFDRLDTDGCMSTNDTVILMSSGAHDADVDTDEFTTLLRELCLDLMHQLHVDAEGAHHDIAITTRGAASEADAVEVSRSVARSALFKAAIFGEDPNWGRVVAQVGTTSADFDPTLIDVAINGVQVCTASGPDEDPANVKFERTVDVVIDLHAGDDTATVWTSDLTHDYVEENSAYSS, encoded by the coding sequence ATGAGCGTGACCGCACCACTCGGCTTCACCGCCGCAGGACTCACCGCCGGGCTCAAACCCTCCGGCACCAAAGACCTCTCACTCGTCGTCAACACTGGGCCCACGAACGCCGTCGCCGCCGTGTACACATCGAACCGGTGCAAGGCCAACCCCGTGCTCTGGTCCCAGAAGGCCTCGGCCAATGGGCAGGCCCGCGCCGTCGTACTCAACTCCGGGGGAGCGAACTGCTACACCGGTGACTTCGGGTATGAGACAACAACGCTGACCGCGCAGACCACCGCCGACCTCCTCACCGACGCCGGAACTGACACCCAGGCTGAGGACGTGCTCGTGTGCTCGACCGGACTCATCGGCGTCGGCGGCCAGGACTTCCGCGACTCGATCGTCAACAACCTGGCCCCGCTCGTCGCCGCCGCCGAAGATTCCGTCGAAGCCGGTCAGTCCGCCGCCGAAGCGATCATGACCACCGACACCGTCGCGAAGACCGCCACCTGCACCGGCTCCACCGGGTTCACCATCGGCGGCATGGCCAAGGGCGCGGGAATGCTCGCTCCCGGGCTGGCGACGATGCTCGTCGTCATCACCACCGACGCCAAGCTCGAGCAGGCTGTGCTCGATGACGCGTTGCGCGCCTCGACGAGCCAGTCCTTCGACCGCCTCGACACCGACGGGTGCATGTCGACGAACGACACAGTCATCCTCATGTCCTCCGGCGCCCACGACGCTGATGTCGACACAGACGAGTTCACCACCTTGCTGCGCGAACTCTGCCTCGACCTCATGCACCAACTCCACGTCGACGCCGAAGGCGCCCACCACGACATCGCCATCACCACCCGCGGGGCCGCCAGCGAAGCCGATGCCGTCGAGGTCTCCCGGTCTGTGGCACGCTCGGCCCTGTTCAAGGCCGCGATCTTCGGGGAGGACCCGAACTGGGGGCGCGTCGTCGCCCAGGTCGGAACCACCTCGGCGGATTTCGATCCCACCCTCATCGACGTCGCCATCAACGGCGTCCAAGTGTGCACGGCCTCCGGTCCCGACGAAGACCCCGCGAACGTCAAGTTCGAGCGCACCGTCGACGTTGTCATCGACCTGCACGCAGGAGATGACACCGCCACCGTGTGGACCTCGGACCTCACCCACGATTACGTCGAAGAGAACAGCGCCTACTCCTCATGA
- a CDS encoding formate/nitrite transporter family protein yields the protein MTQKEQRERLGRNDLDLEDALIDEAANTVTEGAKRLNRKWPELIVTGLFGGIDVGLGILAMVLVKQVTGSEILAGMAFGIGLLALKLAHSELFTEEFLVPINAVIAGQANWVQVFRLWSVTLVTNLVGGAAFAWLIVLALPTHHKTLADMALGYINQSSIIVMLALSLLAGATITLSTRMQQGTSNDVVKAIVCMITGLLVIGASMLHGAINAIVIFAAMMAGADISVLDFLQWFGIVIPFNMLGGLLIITLPRIVRTHRVLWAVRKGDLSLEELQEQSS from the coding sequence ATGACTCAGAAGGAGCAGCGAGAACGGCTGGGCCGCAACGATCTCGATCTCGAAGACGCCTTGATCGACGAGGCTGCGAATACGGTCACAGAGGGTGCCAAGCGGCTGAACCGAAAATGGCCGGAGCTCATCGTCACCGGTCTCTTCGGCGGCATCGATGTCGGTCTCGGCATCTTGGCCATGGTGCTCGTCAAGCAGGTGACGGGATCGGAGATCCTCGCCGGCATGGCGTTCGGCATTGGCCTGCTGGCTTTGAAGTTGGCCCATTCGGAACTCTTCACCGAGGAGTTCCTGGTTCCGATCAATGCCGTCATTGCGGGTCAGGCGAACTGGGTCCAGGTCTTTCGGCTCTGGTCGGTCACACTCGTGACCAATCTGGTCGGCGGCGCGGCCTTCGCCTGGCTGATCGTCCTTGCCCTTCCGACCCATCACAAAACTCTTGCGGATATGGCGCTCGGCTATATCAACCAGTCGTCGATCATCGTGATGCTCGCGCTCTCGCTTCTGGCCGGCGCGACGATCACGTTGTCGACACGGATGCAGCAGGGAACATCGAATGATGTCGTCAAAGCGATCGTCTGCATGATCACCGGCCTCTTGGTGATCGGAGCCAGCATGCTGCACGGAGCGATCAACGCGATCGTCATCTTCGCCGCAATGATGGCAGGTGCAGATATCTCAGTCCTCGACTTCCTGCAGTGGTTTGGAATCGTCATTCCGTTCAACATGCTCGGCGGACTGCTGATCATCACCCTGCCGCGAATCGTGCGCACTCACCGCGTCCTTTGGGCAGTGCGCAAAGGCGACCTCTCCCTCGAAGAGCTCCAAGAACAGAGTTCTTGA
- a CDS encoding acetylornithine transaminase, which yields MTDTDTTPATTDRAQSTDQAQTWRDDFSRVLSPVFGSPQLDLVRGEGSYVWDAAGTKYLDLLAGIAVNALGHCHPAWVNAITEQAATLGHISNFFTSPAQIGLAEKLHEILDLPAGSAVFFSNSGTEANEAAFKMARRAAGGGRPFIIAIDGAFHGRTMGALALTAKEAYRAPFAPGVPGVVHVPYGDVEALEAAINENTAAVFIEPVQGEVGVRTHPAGYLTAVRELTTKVGALMILDEVQSGIGRTGSWFAHQDPEIGEGITPDIITLAKGLGGGMPIGATITVGDANTKLLEAGQHGTTFGGNPIACAAGLAVLETIEKDGLLDHALDVNDWLTPRLTAIDGIGEITGQGLLIGIELLPDADGQVPDSKAVAARALDAGFIINPVAPGRLRLAPPLTITTDELTPFVEALPGLITG from the coding sequence ATGACTGACACAGACACGACACCAGCAACCACGGATCGGGCGCAGTCGACGGATCAGGCACAGACCTGGCGCGACGACTTCTCCCGCGTCCTCTCACCCGTCTTCGGCTCACCTCAGCTCGACCTCGTCCGCGGGGAGGGCTCGTACGTCTGGGACGCTGCGGGCACGAAGTACCTCGACCTGCTCGCCGGCATCGCCGTCAACGCTTTGGGTCACTGCCACCCCGCATGGGTCAACGCCATCACCGAGCAGGCAGCGACGCTCGGTCACATTTCGAACTTCTTCACCTCTCCGGCCCAGATCGGCCTGGCGGAGAAGCTGCATGAGATCCTCGACCTGCCGGCCGGGTCGGCCGTGTTCTTCTCGAACTCGGGAACCGAAGCCAACGAGGCGGCCTTCAAGATGGCCCGCCGAGCCGCCGGTGGGGGACGGCCCTTCATCATCGCCATCGACGGCGCCTTCCACGGCCGGACCATGGGAGCGCTGGCGCTGACGGCGAAGGAAGCGTACCGTGCGCCCTTCGCGCCCGGGGTCCCCGGAGTTGTCCACGTGCCCTATGGGGATGTCGAGGCCCTTGAGGCAGCGATCAACGAGAACACCGCAGCCGTGTTCATCGAGCCCGTCCAGGGAGAGGTCGGGGTGCGGACGCACCCGGCGGGGTACCTCACGGCGGTGCGGGAACTGACGACTAAGGTCGGGGCGCTCATGATCCTCGACGAGGTGCAGTCGGGCATCGGCCGCACCGGATCGTGGTTTGCCCACCAGGATCCCGAGATCGGTGAAGGCATCACACCGGACATCATCACCTTGGCGAAGGGGCTCGGCGGCGGCATGCCGATCGGCGCGACCATCACCGTCGGGGATGCGAACACCAAGCTGCTCGAGGCCGGTCAGCACGGCACGACCTTCGGCGGCAACCCGATCGCCTGCGCTGCGGGACTCGCCGTGCTTGAGACCATCGAGAAGGATGGGCTGCTCGACCACGCCCTCGACGTCAACGACTGGCTGACACCGCGACTCACGGCCATCGACGGCATCGGCGAGATCACCGGACAGGGACTGCTCATCGGCATCGAACTGCTGCCCGATGCCGACGGTCAGGTGCCAGATTCGAAGGCCGTGGCCGCACGTGCGCTCGACGCCGGGTTCATCATCAACCCCGTCGCCCCCGGACGCCTGCGCCTGGCCCCGCCGCTGACCATCACCACCGACGAGCTCACCCCATTCGTCGAGGCCCTGCCCGGCCTCATCACCGGCTGA
- the tyrS gene encoding tyrosine--tRNA ligase — protein sequence MTDIFSELKARGLVAVSTDEAALQKALAEESLTYYVGFDPTAPSLHMGNLVQLLTAARLQQAGHNPLALVGGATGLIGDPRMSGERTLNPREVVEEWVAKIRAQVEKFLDFDGPHAAQIVNNLDWTSQLSAIDFLRDVGKHFPVNRMLAKESVSARLNSEAGISFTEFSYQILQGNDYLELNRRYGCSLQTGGSDQWGNLTSGVDLIRRVEQKTVHALATPLITKADGTKFGKTESGTVWLDSSLTSPYAFSQFWLNADDRDVVKYLKVFSLRSLDEIEAIEAEFTAAPHTRVAQKALAEDVTTLVHGRQAYEQAIAAASALFGGGELAGLDASTLGAATSELPRGEVSATQLSEGLPVADAFVAAGIVKSKGEARRAIKDGGAYVNNVKVSGEDQTLTSAEVLPTEAGGVILVRRGKKTLGAVDIVS from the coding sequence GTGACCGACATCTTCAGCGAACTCAAGGCCCGCGGGCTCGTCGCAGTTTCCACCGACGAGGCCGCCCTGCAGAAAGCCCTGGCCGAGGAGTCGCTGACCTATTACGTCGGTTTCGATCCGACGGCGCCGAGCCTGCACATGGGCAACCTCGTCCAGCTGCTCACCGCCGCTCGCCTCCAGCAGGCCGGGCACAACCCGCTGGCCCTCGTCGGCGGTGCCACCGGCCTCATCGGCGACCCGCGCATGTCGGGGGAGCGGACGCTCAACCCGCGTGAGGTCGTCGAGGAATGGGTGGCGAAGATCCGCGCCCAGGTCGAGAAGTTCCTCGATTTCGACGGCCCCCATGCCGCGCAGATCGTCAACAACCTCGACTGGACCTCGCAGCTGTCGGCCATCGACTTCCTCCGCGACGTCGGCAAGCACTTCCCGGTCAATCGGATGCTTGCGAAGGAATCCGTCTCCGCCCGTCTCAACAGCGAAGCCGGCATCTCCTTCACCGAGTTCTCCTACCAGATCCTCCAAGGCAACGACTACCTCGAGCTCAACCGCCGCTACGGCTGCTCCCTGCAGACCGGCGGATCCGACCAGTGGGGCAACCTCACCTCCGGCGTCGACCTCATCCGCCGCGTCGAGCAGAAGACCGTCCACGCCCTGGCCACCCCGCTGATCACGAAGGCCGACGGCACGAAGTTCGGCAAGACCGAATCCGGCACCGTGTGGCTCGATTCGTCGCTGACGAGCCCGTACGCGTTCAGCCAGTTCTGGCTCAACGCGGACGACCGTGACGTGGTCAAGTACCTCAAGGTGTTCTCGCTGCGTTCGCTGGACGAGATCGAGGCCATCGAAGCCGAGTTCACTGCGGCCCCGCACACCCGTGTGGCGCAGAAGGCCCTCGCCGAGGATGTCACCACCCTCGTCCACGGACGCCAGGCCTACGAGCAGGCGATCGCCGCGGCTTCCGCCCTCTTCGGCGGAGGTGAGCTGGCCGGTCTCGACGCCTCCACCCTGGGTGCCGCGACGTCCGAGCTGCCGCGCGGTGAGGTCAGCGCGACCCAGCTCTCCGAAGGCCTGCCCGTCGCCGATGCGTTCGTCGCCGCCGGCATCGTGAAGTCCAAGGGCGAGGCCCGCCGCGCCATCAAGGACGGCGGGGCGTACGTCAACAACGTCAAGGTCAGCGGCGAGGACCAGACGCTCACCTCCGCCGAGGTGCTCCCCACCGAAGCAGGAGGAGTGATCCTCGTGCGCAGGGGTAAGAAGACCCTCGGCGCGGTTGATATCGTCAGCTGA
- the argC gene encoding N-acetyl-gamma-glutamyl-phosphate reductase produces MNDLTVAVSGATGYAGGEVLRLLSAHPHLNVTTVCGHSTAGEKLGRHQPHLPRFSDLVVQESTAEVLAGHDVVILALPHGQSGKISAELEHTSPDTLIVDLAADHRLISAAAWEKFYGSEHQGTWTYGLPELLTADGTKQRETLKSATRIAVPGCNVTAVTLGLSPLIQAGLAAPAGLNAVLANGVSGAGKALKPHLSAAEILGNASPYGTGGTHRHVPEIEQNLNGALGADAADGPTRISFTPTLVPMARGILATITADAGEAAPRTAEGLLDAAALKDQLAAAFDQAYGDEPFVRVLPEGQWPQTAATTGSNVAQIQFTIDERAGKILVVVALDNLVRGTAGHAIQSIHLALGLDETTALPLEGVAP; encoded by the coding sequence ATGAACGATCTTACGGTTGCCGTCTCCGGTGCCACCGGATACGCCGGGGGAGAGGTCCTCCGGCTGCTGAGCGCTCACCCCCACTTGAACGTCACCACGGTGTGCGGACATTCCACCGCGGGTGAGAAGCTCGGCCGACATCAACCCCATCTTCCCCGATTCTCTGATCTTGTGGTCCAGGAGTCCACCGCCGAGGTGCTCGCCGGCCACGATGTCGTCATCCTTGCCCTGCCGCACGGTCAGTCCGGAAAGATCTCCGCCGAACTCGAGCACACGAGCCCGGACACCCTCATCGTCGACCTCGCCGCCGACCACCGGCTCATCAGCGCGGCCGCCTGGGAGAAGTTCTACGGCTCTGAGCACCAGGGCACCTGGACCTACGGACTGCCCGAACTGCTCACCGCCGATGGAACCAAACAGCGCGAGACGCTGAAATCCGCGACGCGCATCGCCGTGCCCGGCTGCAATGTCACTGCCGTGACCCTCGGCCTGTCACCGCTTATCCAAGCCGGACTCGCCGCGCCGGCTGGGCTCAACGCAGTGCTGGCCAATGGTGTCTCCGGGGCAGGGAAGGCACTCAAACCGCATCTCAGCGCCGCCGAGATCCTCGGCAATGCCTCCCCGTACGGCACGGGCGGTACTCACCGGCACGTGCCCGAGATCGAACAGAACCTCAACGGGGCGCTCGGCGCCGATGCCGCCGACGGACCGACCCGGATCTCCTTCACCCCGACACTCGTGCCCATGGCTCGCGGGATCCTCGCGACCATCACCGCCGATGCCGGCGAAGCCGCACCGCGCACCGCTGAAGGCCTCCTCGACGCCGCCGCGCTCAAAGACCAGCTGGCCGCCGCCTTCGATCAGGCCTATGGCGACGAGCCGTTCGTTCGCGTCCTGCCCGAGGGCCAATGGCCGCAGACCGCCGCGACCACCGGGTCGAACGTCGCACAGATCCAGTTCACCATCGACGAACGCGCAGGCAAGATCCTCGTCGTCGTGGCACTGGACAACCTTGTGCGCGGCACCGCCGGACACGCCATCCAATCCATTCACTTAGCACTCGGCCTCGACGAGACCACCGCTCTTCCCCTCGAAGGAGTCGCCCCATGA
- the argF gene encoding ornithine carbamoyltransferase, translated as MTRHFLKDTDLSPAEQAEVLDLAVELKAAPYSRTPLAGPQTAAVIFDKTSTRTRVSFAAGIAALGGQPLIINPGEAQLGHKESIADTAQVMSRMVSTIIWRTFAQAGLEEMAEHSTVPVINSLSDDFHPCQILADLLTIREHRGDVKGQTMTYYGDGANNMANSYALGGVTAGMHVRIAAPADYQPEAAIVAEAEALAAQTGGSLTVTDDPVAAAHGADVLVTDTWVSMGQDAAGRDDEASPFTKFQVSQELMNLGNDAIFLHCLPAYRGKEVTAEVIDGPASVVFDEAENRLHAQKALMTFLLER; from the coding sequence ATGACACGCCACTTCCTCAAAGACACGGACCTCAGCCCCGCTGAGCAGGCTGAGGTCCTCGACCTCGCCGTCGAACTCAAGGCCGCACCCTACTCGCGGACCCCGCTGGCTGGCCCGCAGACCGCGGCCGTGATCTTCGACAAGACCTCGACGAGGACCCGCGTGTCCTTCGCCGCCGGCATCGCCGCACTCGGCGGGCAGCCGCTCATCATCAACCCCGGTGAGGCGCAGCTCGGGCACAAGGAATCCATCGCCGACACCGCCCAGGTGATGTCGCGGATGGTCTCGACGATCATCTGGCGCACCTTCGCCCAGGCGGGCCTCGAAGAGATGGCCGAACACTCGACTGTGCCCGTCATCAACTCCCTGTCCGATGACTTCCACCCCTGCCAGATCCTGGCCGACCTGCTCACCATCCGCGAACACCGCGGAGACGTGAAGGGCCAGACCATGACGTACTACGGCGACGGGGCGAACAACATGGCCAACTCGTACGCCTTGGGCGGAGTGACCGCCGGCATGCACGTGCGCATCGCGGCCCCAGCCGACTACCAGCCCGAGGCCGCGATCGTCGCCGAAGCCGAGGCGCTTGCCGCCCAGACCGGGGGATCGCTCACCGTCACGGACGATCCGGTTGCCGCAGCCCACGGCGCCGATGTCCTCGTCACCGACACGTGGGTGTCCATGGGCCAGGATGCGGCCGGACGCGACGACGAGGCCTCACCGTTCACGAAGTTCCAGGTCAGCCAGGAACTCATGAACCTCGGCAATGACGCGATCTTCCTCCACTGCCTGCCCGCCTACCGCGGCAAAGAGGTCACGGCCGAAGTCATCGACGGCCCCGCCTCGGTGGTCTTCGACGAAGCCGAGAACCGTCTGCACGCGCAGAAGGCACTCATGACCTTCCTCCTGGAGCGATGA
- the argB gene encoding acetylglutamate kinase: MSTKSTAARLAAAQVKAEALTEALPWIKTFAGATIVIKYGGNAMISPELQQSFADDIAFLRFAGIRPVVVHGGGPQISTMLARLGIESEFKAGQRVTTEEAAEVIRMVLSGQVNRDIVSRINQNGNAAIGLSGEDADLLLANKTTAEVDGQTIDLGRVGEIAQVNTTVLTELLDAGRVPVICSIASEIGGEAGKPLNINADLAASAVAKALRAHKLIMLTDVPGLYANWPDTSSLISRIGPDKLRELLPKLDAGMIPKMTAALEAIEHGVQQAHIIDGRMAHSLLLEVFTSEGIGTMVEDTVVEPAPLGDGHRAGTEQQDTDGDADTAKKGTADD, encoded by the coding sequence ATGTCCACGAAATCCACGGCCGCCCGGCTCGCCGCCGCCCAGGTCAAGGCCGAGGCCCTGACCGAAGCGCTGCCGTGGATCAAGACCTTCGCCGGCGCCACGATCGTCATCAAATACGGCGGCAACGCGATGATCTCCCCGGAGCTGCAGCAGTCGTTCGCCGATGACATCGCGTTCCTCCGCTTCGCCGGCATCCGCCCCGTCGTCGTCCACGGCGGCGGCCCCCAGATCTCAACCATGCTGGCTCGCTTGGGCATCGAATCCGAGTTCAAGGCCGGACAGCGGGTGACCACCGAAGAAGCCGCCGAAGTCATCCGCATGGTCCTCTCCGGTCAGGTCAACCGCGACATCGTCTCCCGCATCAACCAAAACGGCAACGCCGCGATCGGGCTGTCCGGGGAAGACGCGGACCTCCTGCTGGCGAACAAGACCACCGCCGAGGTGGACGGCCAGACAATCGACCTCGGCCGAGTGGGCGAGATCGCCCAGGTCAACACGACCGTACTCACCGAACTCCTCGACGCCGGACGGGTGCCCGTCATCTGCTCCATCGCCTCGGAGATCGGGGGAGAAGCGGGAAAGCCGCTCAACATCAACGCCGACCTGGCCGCCTCGGCAGTGGCGAAAGCCTTGCGTGCACACAAACTCATCATGCTCACCGATGTGCCCGGCCTCTACGCGAACTGGCCGGACACGTCCTCGCTCATCTCCCGCATCGGCCCGGACAAACTGCGCGAACTCCTGCCGAAACTCGACGCGGGGATGATCCCGAAGATGACCGCGGCCCTCGAGGCGATCGAGCACGGGGTGCAGCAGGCCCACATCATCGACGGCCGGATGGCGCATTCCCTCCTGCTCGAGGTCTTCACCTCCGAGGGCATCGGCACCATGGTCGAAGACACCGTCGTCGAACCCGCACCATTAGGCGATGGGCACCGAGCCGGCACGGAACAGCAGGACACGGACGGGGACGCAGACACAGCGAAGAAGGGCACAGCCGATGACTGA
- the argH gene encoding argininosuccinate lyase, which yields MSERLSLWGGRFSDGPADALAALSKSTDFDWRLAKYDIAGSKAHAKVLHHAGLLTDDELTGMTSALDELLRRVETGEYVAAESDEDVHSSLERGLIEIAGPELGGKLRAGRSRNDQIATMGRMYLRDHAREVAGLVLDTVEVLIAQAEEHPEAPMPGRTHLQHAQPVLLAHHLLAHAWPLLRDVARFADFDSRAGVSAYGSGALAGSSLGLDPQAVAADLGFNDSVENSIDGTASRDVFAEYLFITTMIGIDLSRLSEEVIAWATKEFSFVTLHDAYSTGSSIMPQKKNPDVAELTRGKSGRLIGDLTGLLSTLKALPLAYNRDLQEDKEPVFDATDTLELLLPAFTGMIATLKFDTERMAYLAPRGFALATDIAEWLVREGVPFRVAHELSGACVQLAESRDVELWDLSDEDFAGISSHLTPAVREVLTTLGSIDSRNAKGGTARSAVEAQLANAKAEVARLREFAGSARSV from the coding sequence GTGAGCGAACGACTGAGCCTGTGGGGCGGACGATTCTCCGACGGTCCGGCCGATGCACTGGCCGCTCTGAGCAAGTCCACGGACTTCGACTGGCGCCTGGCGAAGTACGACATCGCAGGCTCCAAGGCCCACGCGAAGGTCCTCCACCACGCGGGTCTGCTCACCGACGACGAACTGACCGGGATGACCTCGGCGCTCGACGAGCTGCTGCGCCGCGTCGAGACCGGCGAATATGTGGCCGCCGAATCCGATGAGGATGTGCACTCGTCGCTGGAGCGCGGACTCATCGAGATTGCGGGACCCGAGCTCGGTGGGAAGCTGCGGGCGGGACGCTCACGCAACGATCAGATTGCGACGATGGGGCGGATGTATCTGCGCGATCATGCCCGTGAGGTCGCCGGCCTCGTCCTCGACACTGTTGAGGTGCTCATCGCTCAGGCTGAAGAACACCCCGAGGCGCCGATGCCCGGGCGCACCCATCTCCAGCACGCTCAGCCCGTGCTGCTGGCCCACCATCTGCTCGCACACGCCTGGCCGCTGCTGCGCGACGTCGCCCGCTTCGCCGACTTCGATTCGCGCGCCGGTGTCTCTGCTTACGGTTCGGGTGCACTGGCCGGATCGTCGTTGGGCCTCGACCCGCAGGCCGTGGCCGCGGATCTCGGGTTCAACGATTCGGTGGAGAACTCCATCGATGGCACCGCCTCGCGCGATGTCTTCGCCGAATACCTGTTCATCACGACGATGATCGGCATCGACCTCTCCCGCCTGTCCGAGGAGGTCATTGCGTGGGCGACGAAGGAGTTCTCGTTCGTCACCCTCCACGATGCGTACTCGACGGGGTCGTCGATCATGCCGCAGAAGAAGAACCCCGACGTCGCCGAGCTCACGCGTGGAAAGTCCGGTCGTCTCATCGGCGATCTCACCGGGCTGCTGTCGACGCTCAAGGCGCTGCCGCTGGCGTACAACCGGGATCTGCAGGAGGACAAGGAACCGGTCTTCGACGCTACCGACACCCTGGAGCTGCTGCTGCCGGCGTTCACGGGGATGATCGCGACGCTGAAGTTCGATACCGAACGCATGGCGTACCTGGCCCCGCGCGGATTCGCGCTGGCCACGGACATCGCCGAATGGCTCGTGCGCGAAGGTGTGCCGTTCCGTGTCGCCCATGAGCTCTCCGGTGCGTGCGTGCAGCTGGCCGAATCACGGGACGTCGAACTGTGGGACCTCAGCGATGAGGACTTCGCTGGGATCTCTTCGCATCTGACACCTGCGGTGCGTGAGGTGTTGACTACGCTCGGGTCGATCGATTCGCGCAACGCGAAGGGCGGCACGGCTCGCTCGGCTGTGGAAGCGCAGCTTGCCAACGCGAAGGCCGAGGTTGCTCGCCTGCGGGAGTTCGCCGGGTCCGCGCGCAGCGTGTGA